In the Acanthopagrus latus isolate v.2019 chromosome 23, fAcaLat1.1, whole genome shotgun sequence genome, one interval contains:
- the mief1 gene encoding mitochondrial dynamics protein MID51, with product MAGVNGDRKGKKDDNGIGTAIDFMLSNAKLVLGVGGAAMLGIATLAVKRMYDRAISAPTSPTKMEQGGKRSWEEPAWMGSSPRVLNHDMKSTVSRSLQSLPTSSHAFEPDCLRRAVGRAAVGSSGATQSDLMRARMRLSLQEHLWEFYQCNVNIPAEEQAMARRAALDICAELRVFLHAKLPDMPLREMYLSGSLYDDLQVVTADHAQLMVPLILEKNLWSSIPGEDTIMNVPGFWLVRRENLEYFPRNSSYWDRCMVGGYLSPKSVLEVFDKLVAGSINWPAIGSVLDYIIRPVVPSETLTLEVQYETDRKLYVDFLPLLVMEDGTSLIAKPHRLAAERHENLWRQSFRVAETARLRALDQEDGGCRCACLKVAKAVCKLNPALTRLNASQLTNTILLLCEKEGDWTQEALADRFLQLLRALVGHLEAGRLPCALSPKVNLFCELTEHEVDELGYTLYCALSDPEGLLRTAMAQSDHP from the exons ATGGCGGGCGTGAACGGAGACCGCAAAGGGAAGAAAGATGACAATGGGATCGGCACAGCCATTGACTTCATGCTCTCCAATGCCAAGCTTGTGCTGGGAGTGGGAGGAGCAGCCATGCTTGGCATCGCAACACTAGCTGTCAAAAGA ATGTATGACCGTGCCATCAGTGCTCCCACCAGCCCCACCAAGATGGAgcagggaggaaagagaagctgGGAGGAGCCCGCCTGGATGGGTTCATCCCCGCGGGTTCTAAACCATGACATGAAGTCTACAGTTAGCAGGTCGCTGCAGTCTCTGCCCACTTCATCGCATGCTTTTGAACCag ACTGCCTGCGGAGGGCTGTGGGTCGAGCTGCTGTGGGGAGCAGCGGTGCCACTCAGTCGGACCTGATGCGGGCCCGAATGCGTCTGTCCCTGCAGGAACATCTGTGGGAGTTCTACCAGTGTAACGTGAACATCCCGGCCGAGGAGCAGGCTATGGCCAGGAGGGCAGCGCTGGACATCTGTGCTGAGCTCAGAGTGTTCCTGCACGCCAAACTGCCGGACATGCCGCTCAGAGAGATGTACCTGAGTGGCAGTCTGTATGACGACCTACAG GTGGTGACAGCAGACCACGCCCAGCTCATGGTGCCTCTCATCCTGGAGAAGAACTTGTGGTCATCCATCCCTGGCGAGGACACCATCATGAATGTCCCTGGTTTCTGGCTTGTCCGCAGGGAGAATCTGGAGTACTTCCCACGGAACAGCAGCTACTGGGACCGCTGCATGGTTGGAGGTTACCTCTCCCCAAAATCGGTCCTGGAAGTCTTCGACAAGCTTGTGGCTGGCTCCATCAACTGGCCAGCCATAGGGAGCGTCCTCGACTACATCATCCGTCCCGTGGTTCCCTCGGAAACGCTGACCCTGGAGGTGCAGTACGAGACAGACCGGAAGCTGTACGTGGACTTCTTACCTCTACTTGTAATGGAGGATGGAACTTCGCTGATTGCCAAACCTCATCGACTCGCTGCAGAGCGCCATGAAAATCTGTGGCGGCAGAGTTTCAGAGTTGCTGAGACAGCACGACTCAGGGCCCTGGACCAAGAGGACGGGGGCTGCCGGTGCGCCTGCCTGAAGGTGGCGAAGGCTGTGTGCAAGCTGAACCCCGCCCTTACCCGACTCAACGCCAGCCAGCTCACCAAcaccatcttgttgctgtgCGAAAAAGAAGGTGACTGGACCCAGGAAGCGCTGGCCGACCGCTTCCTTCAGCTGCTGCGGGCGTTAGTGGGACACCTAGAGGCCGGGAGGTTGCCATGTGCCCTCAGCCCTAAAGTTAACTTATTCTGTGAGCTGACTGAACATGAGGTGGACGAGCTGGGGTATACGCTCTACTGCGCCCTTTCAGATCCCGAGGGGCTGCTGAGAACTGCCATGGCACAGTCGGACCATCCCTGA
- the napsa gene encoding napsin-A: MSLCLSASVEKVACVCALVRKGNFTKSVCVISARREMTRLEMFCIVAALLVTQCAAIIRVPLHKTRSMRRLMSDNGMSLEELRALAKSKGAVDSSPSPKLPVERLTNFMDAQYYGLISIGTPPQDFTVLFDTGSSNLWVPSIHCSFLDIACWLHHRYNSKKSTTYVQNGTEFSIRYGRGSLSGFISEDTVSVAGLPVPHQQFGEAVKQPGITFAVARFDGVLGMAYPSISVANVVPVFDTAMAAKLLPQNIFSFYISRDPKAAVGGELILGGTDPQYYTGDLHYVNVTRKAYWQIRVNGLQVGNQLSLCKAGCQAIVDTGTSLIVGPVEEVRALQKAIGALPLLMGEYWIDCNRIPSLPVISFNIGGKMFNLTGEDYVMKESQMGMSICLSGFMAMDIPPPAGPLWILGDIFIGKYYTVFDRNADRVGFAPAK; this comes from the exons atgtcactctgtctctctgcgtCAGTTGAAAAAGtagcgtgtgtttgtgcgctcGTCAGGAAAGGAAACTTtacaaaaagtgtgtgtgttatttctgcGAGGCGAGAAATGACACGGCTGGAGATGTTTTGTATCGTCGCGGCGCTGCTGGTGACACAGTGCGCCGCCATTATCAG AGTCCCCCTTCATAAAACCAGAAGCATGCGCCGCCTGATGAGCGACAATGGGATGTCTTTAGAGGAGCTTCGGGCTTTAGCAAAGAGCAAAGGAGCGGTGGACAGCTCTCCCTCCCCCAAACTGCCTGTGGAGAGGCTGACCAACTTCATGGAT GCCCAGTACTATGGGCTGATCAGCATTGGCACCCCTCCACAGGACTTCACTGTGCTGTTTGACACAGGCTCCTCCAACCTCTGGGTCCCCTCCATACACTGCTCTTTCCTCGATATCGCCTGCT GGCTTCACCATCGTTACAACTCAAAGAAGTCGACCACATACGTTCAGAACGGCACAGAGTTTTCCATCCGGTACGGCAGAGGCAGCTTGTCTGGCTTCATTAGCGAGGACACAGTCTCT GTTGCGGGTCTGCCTGTTCCTCACCAGCAGTTTGGTGAAGCCGTGAAGCAGCCTGGAATCACGTTTGCAGTGGCACGGTTTGATGGGGTTTTGGGCATGGCCTACCCCTCCATATCGGTGGCTAATGTCGTTCCTGTGTTTGACACAGCCATGGCTGCCAAACTGCTGCCCcagaacattttctctttctacaTAAGCAG AGACCCAAAAGCAGCTGTAGGAGGAGAGCTGATTCTGGGAGGGACAGATCCCCAGTACTACACTGGAGACCTGCACTATGTCAATGTGACACGAAAGGCCTACTGGCAAATCAGAGTGAACGG ACTTCAAGTTGGCAACCAGCTCAGTCTTTGCAAAGCTGGTTGCCAGGCCATTGTTGACACGGGAACATCCCTAATTGTAGGTCCTGTGGAAGAAGTCAGAGCGCTGCAAAAAGCCATCGGAGCTCTGCCCCTGCTGATGGGAGAG TACTGGATTGACTGTAATAGGATCCCATCGCTGCCTGTCATCTCTTTCAACATTGGAGGGAAGATGTTTAACCTGACTGGAGAGGATTATGTCATGAAG GAGTCTCAGATGGGTATGTCAATCTGTCTGTCGGGCTTCATGGCTATGGACATCCCTCCTCCCGCAGGGCCCCTGTGGATCCTGGGAGATATATTCATCGGGAAGTACTACACTGTCTTTGACAGAAACGCTGATCGTGTGGGCTTTGCCCCAGCCAAGTAG